One stretch of Kluyveromyces marxianus DMKU3-1042 DNA, complete genome, chromosome 8 DNA includes these proteins:
- the MET3 gene encoding sulfate adenylyltransferase, translating into MPAPHGGTLQDLVARDAPKKNELLQEATDGSLVSWALTERQLCDLELILNGGFSPLDGFLTERDYNSVVEKSRLADSGLVWTMPITLDVSSEFASQLTEGQRIVLVQDNEFPLAILTVADVYQPNKQVEAKKVFRGDPEHPAVKYLFEQAGDFYVGGSLEAIQLPVHYDYPGWRKTPAQLRSEFESKQWDRVVAFQTRNPMHRAHRELTVRAARSNNCKVLIHPVVGLTKPGDIDHHTRVRVYQEIIKRYPNGMAQLSLLPLAMRMGGDREAVWHAIIRKNYGASHFIVGRDHAGPGKNSKGVDFYGPYDAQELVENYKNELEIEVVPFRMVTYLPDEDRYAPIDEIDTDKTRTLNISGTELRKRLRDGGEIPAWFSYPEVVRILRESNPPRPSQGFALVLSPALPSQLKTALLSTFLQYGGGRHYKVLERSDVPEVLDLVPDFIRSGTGLILQGDLAPATNVFKVGSEQDSDIELESDEQNVLHIVQKVVLFLEDQGFFQF; encoded by the coding sequence ATGCCCGCTCCACACGGTGGTACACTACAAGACCTGGTCGCCAGAGACGCACCTAAAAAGAATGAATTGCTCCAGGAAGCTACAGACGGAAGCCTCGTCTCCTGGGCCCTCACTGAAAGACAGCTTTGCGATCTAGAATTGATCTTGAACGGTGGGTTCTCGCCCTTGGATGGGTTCTTGACCGAACGCGACTACAATTCCGTCGTGGAAAAATCCCGTCTAGCTGACTCGGGACTCGTATGGACCATGCCCATCACCCTTGACGTCTCCAGCGAATTCGCTAGCCAATTGACCGAAGGTCAACGCATTGTTCTTGTCCAAGACAACGAATTCCCACTAGCGATTCTAACTGTCGCAGACGTTTACCAGCCAAACAAGCAGGTAGAAGCCAAGAAAGTGTTCCGTGGTGACCCAGAACACCCAGCTGTCAAGTATTTATTCGAGCAAGCAGGCGATTTCTACGTCGGTGGCTCGCTAGAAGCTATCCAATTACCAGTCCATTACGATTATCCAGGCTGGAGAAAAACTCCGGCACAGCTCAGATCAGAGTTCGAGTCCAAGCAATGGGACCGTGTCGTCGCCTTCCAAACCAGAAACCCAATGCACAGGGCCCACAGAGAATTGACTGTGCGTGCTGCTCGTTCCAACAATTGTAAAGTGCTCATCCACCCGGTTGTCGGGCTCACAAAACCGGGCGACATTGACCACCATACAAGAGTTAGAGTGTACCAGGAGATCATCAAACGGTATCCCAATGGTATGGCCCAGCTCTCGTTGCTGCCGCTCGCTATGAGAATGGGTGGTGACAGAGAAGCCGTCTGGCACGCAATCATCAGAAAGAATTACGGTGCCTCGCACTTCATCGTCGGCAGAGACCATGCGGGTCCTGGTAAAAACTCAAAGGGCGTTGACTTCTACGGACCTTACGATGCTCAAGAACTCGTCGAAAACTACAAGAACGAGCTTGAAATCGAAGTGGTCCCATTCAGAATGGTTACTTACCTACCTGACGAAGACCGTTATGCCCCAATCGATGAAATTGACACCGACAAGACAAGAACTTTGAATATCAGTGGTACAGAGTTGCGTAAACGGTTGAGAGACGGTGGTGAAATCCCAGCATGGTTCTCGTACCCTGAAGTGGTTCGTATTCTAAGAGAATCTAACCCTCCAAGACCAAGCCAAGGTTTCgctcttgttctttctcCAGCCCTACCATCCCAATTGAAAACGGCTCTCTTGTCCACTTTCTTGCAATACGGCGGTGGAAGACATTACAAGGTCTTGGAACGTTCTGACGTGCCAGAAGTGCTAGATCTCGTTCCAGATTTCATCAGAAGTGGTACCGGTCTCATCTTGCAAGGTGACCTAGCTCCTGCTACTAACGTGTTCAAGGTGGGTAGCGAACAAGATTCTGATATCGAGTTGGAGAGTGACGAACAAAACGTCTTGCACATCGTACAAAAAGTCGTTCTATTCCTCGAAGACCAAggcttcttccaattctaA